In Rosa chinensis cultivar Old Blush chromosome 1, RchiOBHm-V2, whole genome shotgun sequence, a genomic segment contains:
- the LOC112182554 gene encoding uncharacterized protein LOC112182554 isoform X1, with protein MAGDDVLPPQIHMKGGEKKKKKKKQKKKKGTTGDMSRPRPDCHDMSPPCEVCHRRFPDNITLQIHRENVHVLHICEICGLSFYSDTLLQTHKQCVHTLHTCEICGVSFRSDAQLQSHRKSKHPDLKKKKMMKKKKKKKRQKKKKKNEEEEEEEKAKAEGEHASSFPIEKTMNKAPSPSSSISGESFPIEKMMNKAPSPSISGESFPMEKVDQAESILIMVKFDMDDSFSGAIYEIKLDQLQPLEHGKSVGGFNTDPSTLPMLKPVAELFGKGWKTEELFLFDCARIGSLSKLYVLVNQIPCPYLKPVTPEYAFAFDKSLVSELISPPKTTKQYCLVISAYGMLYYLAQPLCFPQIQEPSFERYDPASDSWESLPPFPDYSLDQAQTEITGYAVCYGYILLSMQTEKKYEAVAFHIHSRTWHKVKTSPENPYYYPFYGRAVVLGSTIYALAHNLDLVLVFSFWWDSDKDGDIVKRRHFLGTPLSLLITAKCHPPRRLLGDRTQNLVHLGGRYFCVVQTGQNIDSSEYQYMCATTFRIAGDGQEMHIKTVRSSVFRVAIEGNDEFEVQFSFTPDCNDIEPVEEQYCVSSALVERESAWTSDVKEDFFSFPTGPKLGLEAFRAKKEDEKKVFISTTSPETPLLSKGSKKKKKI; from the exons ATGGCCGGAGATGACGTTTTGCCGCCTCAAATCCACATGAAGGgaggggagaagaagaagaagaagaagaagcagaagaagaagaagggaacaACGGGCGACATGAGCCGTCCCCGTCCCGATTGTCATGATATGTCACCGCCTTGTGAAGTCTGTCACCGGCGATTTCCCGACAACATCACCCTCCAAATACATAGGGAGAATGTCCATGTGCTTCATATTTGTGAGATATGTGGATTATCGTTTTACTCTGATACTCTCCTCCAAACACATAAGCAGTGTGTGCATACGCTTCATACGTGTGAGATATGTGGAGTATCGTTTCGCTCTGATGCTCAACTCCAGAGTCATAGGAAATCCAAACATCCGgatttaaagaagaaaaagatgatgaagaagaagaagaagaagaagaggcagaagaagaagaagaagaatgaggaggaggaggaggaggagaaggcgaAGGCGGAGGGGGAGCATGCCAGCAG CTTCCCCATAGAGAAGACGATGAACAAGGCGCCCTCACCCTCATCCTCAATTTCTGGCGAGAG CTTCCCCATTGAGAAGATGATGAACAAGGCACCCTCACCCTCGATTTCTGGCGAGAG CTTTCCCATGGAGAAGGTGGACCAGGCAGAATCTATACTTATTATGGTGAAGTTTGACATGGATGATTCATTTTCTGGCGCAATATACGAAATCAAACTTGACCAACTTCAGCCACTTGAGCATGGTAAATCTGTGGGCGGATTTAACACTGACCCTTCAACTCTACCAATGCTCAAACCTGTAGCAGAGTTATTTGGTAAGGGCTGGAAGACGGAGGAGCTCTTTTTATTTGATTGTGCTAGAATTGGCAGCCTCTCCAAGTTATATGTTTTGGTAAATCAAATCCCATGCCCTTATCTGAAGCCTGTCACTCCCGAGTATGCATTTGCCTTCGACAAAAGCTTAGTTTCAGAACTGATTTCTCCACCAAAGACAACCAAGCAGTATTGTCTTGTTATATCGGCATATGGGATGTTGTATTATCTTGCACAGCCATTGTGCTTTCCTCAGATCCAAGAACCGTCATTTGAGCGGTATGATCCGGCCAGTGATTCATGGGAGTCATTGCCTCCTTTCCCAGATTATTCTCTAGATCAGGCACAGACCGAGATAACCGGTTATGCCGTTTGTTATGGATATATACTATTGTCCATGCAAACTGAGAAGAAATATGAAGCGGTGGCTTTTCATATTCATAGCAGAACATGGCACAAGGTGAAGACTAGCCCAGAGAATCCTTATTATTATCCCTTCTATGGGAGGGCAGTGGTTTTAGGTAGTACTATCTATGCCTTGGCGCATAATCTTGATTTGGTTCTGGTCTTCTCTTTCTGGTGGGATTCAGACAAGGATGGTGACATTGTTAAGCGGCGACATTTTCTGGGCACCCCATTGTCTCTGTTAATAACAGCCAAGTGTCATCCGCCGCGCAGGTTACTAGGGGATAGAACTCAGAATTTGGTTCATTTAGGGGGGCGATACTTTTGTGTTGTGCAAACTGGTCAGAACATTGATTCTTCTGAGTATCAGTATATGTGTGCGACGACCTTCAGAATTGCCGGTGATGGGCAAGAAATGCATATCAAGACTGTTCGCTCATCCGTTTTTCGAGTCGCGATCGAAGGGAATGATGAATTTGAAGTTCAGTTCAGCTTCACACC AGATTGCAATGACATTGAACCAGTGGAAGAACAGTACTGTGTGTCTAGTGCATTGGTTGAAAGGGAAAGTGCGTGGACTTCGGATGTCAAAGAAGACTTCTTTTCCTTCCCAACTGGTCCTAAACTGGGATTAGAGGCATTTAGAGCCAAGAAAGAAGACGAAAAAAAAGTGTTCATCTCCACTACTTCACCTGAGACTCCTCTCCTTTCCAAAggttcaaaaaagaagaaaaagatataa
- the LOC112182554 gene encoding uncharacterized protein LOC112182554 isoform X2, with translation MAGDDVLPPQIHMKGGEKKKKKKKQKKKKGTTGDMSRPRPDCHDMSPPCEVCHRRFPDNITLQIHRENVHVLHICEICGLSFYSDTLLQTHKQCVHTLHTCEICGVSFRSDAQLQSHRKSKHPDLKKKKMMKKKKKKKRQKKKKKNEEEEEEEKAKAEGEHASSFPIEKTMNKAPSPSSSISGESFPMEKVDQAESILIMVKFDMDDSFSGAIYEIKLDQLQPLEHGKSVGGFNTDPSTLPMLKPVAELFGKGWKTEELFLFDCARIGSLSKLYVLVNQIPCPYLKPVTPEYAFAFDKSLVSELISPPKTTKQYCLVISAYGMLYYLAQPLCFPQIQEPSFERYDPASDSWESLPPFPDYSLDQAQTEITGYAVCYGYILLSMQTEKKYEAVAFHIHSRTWHKVKTSPENPYYYPFYGRAVVLGSTIYALAHNLDLVLVFSFWWDSDKDGDIVKRRHFLGTPLSLLITAKCHPPRRLLGDRTQNLVHLGGRYFCVVQTGQNIDSSEYQYMCATTFRIAGDGQEMHIKTVRSSVFRVAIEGNDEFEVQFSFTPDCNDIEPVEEQYCVSSALVERESAWTSDVKEDFFSFPTGPKLGLEAFRAKKEDEKKVFISTTSPETPLLSKGSKKKKKI, from the exons ATGGCCGGAGATGACGTTTTGCCGCCTCAAATCCACATGAAGGgaggggagaagaagaagaagaagaagaagcagaagaagaagaagggaacaACGGGCGACATGAGCCGTCCCCGTCCCGATTGTCATGATATGTCACCGCCTTGTGAAGTCTGTCACCGGCGATTTCCCGACAACATCACCCTCCAAATACATAGGGAGAATGTCCATGTGCTTCATATTTGTGAGATATGTGGATTATCGTTTTACTCTGATACTCTCCTCCAAACACATAAGCAGTGTGTGCATACGCTTCATACGTGTGAGATATGTGGAGTATCGTTTCGCTCTGATGCTCAACTCCAGAGTCATAGGAAATCCAAACATCCGgatttaaagaagaaaaagatgatgaagaagaagaagaagaagaagaggcagaagaagaagaagaagaatgaggaggaggaggaggaggagaaggcgaAGGCGGAGGGGGAGCATGCCAGCAG CTTCCCCATAGAGAAGACGATGAACAAGGCGCCCTCACCCTCATCCTCAATTTCTGGCGAGAG CTTTCCCATGGAGAAGGTGGACCAGGCAGAATCTATACTTATTATGGTGAAGTTTGACATGGATGATTCATTTTCTGGCGCAATATACGAAATCAAACTTGACCAACTTCAGCCACTTGAGCATGGTAAATCTGTGGGCGGATTTAACACTGACCCTTCAACTCTACCAATGCTCAAACCTGTAGCAGAGTTATTTGGTAAGGGCTGGAAGACGGAGGAGCTCTTTTTATTTGATTGTGCTAGAATTGGCAGCCTCTCCAAGTTATATGTTTTGGTAAATCAAATCCCATGCCCTTATCTGAAGCCTGTCACTCCCGAGTATGCATTTGCCTTCGACAAAAGCTTAGTTTCAGAACTGATTTCTCCACCAAAGACAACCAAGCAGTATTGTCTTGTTATATCGGCATATGGGATGTTGTATTATCTTGCACAGCCATTGTGCTTTCCTCAGATCCAAGAACCGTCATTTGAGCGGTATGATCCGGCCAGTGATTCATGGGAGTCATTGCCTCCTTTCCCAGATTATTCTCTAGATCAGGCACAGACCGAGATAACCGGTTATGCCGTTTGTTATGGATATATACTATTGTCCATGCAAACTGAGAAGAAATATGAAGCGGTGGCTTTTCATATTCATAGCAGAACATGGCACAAGGTGAAGACTAGCCCAGAGAATCCTTATTATTATCCCTTCTATGGGAGGGCAGTGGTTTTAGGTAGTACTATCTATGCCTTGGCGCATAATCTTGATTTGGTTCTGGTCTTCTCTTTCTGGTGGGATTCAGACAAGGATGGTGACATTGTTAAGCGGCGACATTTTCTGGGCACCCCATTGTCTCTGTTAATAACAGCCAAGTGTCATCCGCCGCGCAGGTTACTAGGGGATAGAACTCAGAATTTGGTTCATTTAGGGGGGCGATACTTTTGTGTTGTGCAAACTGGTCAGAACATTGATTCTTCTGAGTATCAGTATATGTGTGCGACGACCTTCAGAATTGCCGGTGATGGGCAAGAAATGCATATCAAGACTGTTCGCTCATCCGTTTTTCGAGTCGCGATCGAAGGGAATGATGAATTTGAAGTTCAGTTCAGCTTCACACC AGATTGCAATGACATTGAACCAGTGGAAGAACAGTACTGTGTGTCTAGTGCATTGGTTGAAAGGGAAAGTGCGTGGACTTCGGATGTCAAAGAAGACTTCTTTTCCTTCCCAACTGGTCCTAAACTGGGATTAGAGGCATTTAGAGCCAAGAAAGAAGACGAAAAAAAAGTGTTCATCTCCACTACTTCACCTGAGACTCCTCTCCTTTCCAAAggttcaaaaaagaagaaaaagatataa